A genomic stretch from Thermomonospora umbrina includes:
- a CDS encoding MarR family winged helix-turn-helix transcriptional regulator has product MNEPLLQAQYEQLLESLRAYGAIYREFSRRFAAWLGLHSTDAEALIEILGAEERGALLSPARLSERIALSSGATTALLNRLERAGHVVRTRETADRRVVTLRSSPRVQDLADEFFGPLAGRVDEVMSQYPPELLERFETFLTELRGAMDAQLAAEPPRPPSAP; this is encoded by the coding sequence ATGAACGAGCCGCTGCTCCAGGCGCAGTACGAGCAGTTGCTGGAGAGCCTGCGCGCCTATGGCGCCATCTACCGGGAGTTCAGTCGCAGGTTCGCAGCCTGGCTGGGGCTGCACTCGACCGACGCCGAGGCCCTCATCGAGATCCTCGGCGCCGAGGAGCGTGGCGCCCTGCTGTCTCCGGCCCGGCTCAGTGAACGCATCGCCCTGTCCTCGGGTGCCACCACCGCCCTGCTGAACCGCCTGGAGCGGGCCGGGCACGTCGTCCGCACCCGCGAGACCGCAGACCGTCGCGTCGTCACGCTGCGCAGCAGTCCGCGCGTCCAGGATCTGGCGGACGAGTTCTTCGGGCCCCTGGCCGGACGGGTCGATGAGGTCATGTCCCAGTACCCGCCCGAACTCCTGGAACGGTTCGAGACGTTCCTGACCGAGCTGCGCGGCGCGATGGACGCCCAACTCGCCGCCGAGCCACCCCGCCCGCCATCGGCACCCTGA